The Jatrophihabitans sp. genome includes the window CCGTGGCCCGGTGCGGAGACATCACTCCCTTGGGCTGGCCGGTGGAGCCGGAGGTGAACAGCACGCACGCGACGTCCTCAGCACCGACCGGCACCCGCGGCCGGCTGCTGTCAGCGCCGTCCGCCGCGGGCACCGATTCCATCAGCACCGACCGCACCCGCTCGGGCAACCGCTCCGCGACACCGCCCTGACTCAGCACCACCGCCAGCCCGGCCTGCTCCACGATCGCCGCGATCCGCTCATCGGGATGGCTCGGATCCAGCGGCACGTAGCCGGCGCCGGCCTTGAGCACGCCCAGCAACGCGGCCACCATGGCCGGGCCGCGCTCAACGCACACCCCTACCAGCGCACCCCGGCCCAGCCCGAGGGCCGACAACCGACGCGCGACCCGATTGGCCCAGCCATCCAGCTCCGCGTAACTGACCCGCTGGTCGCCGAACTCCACCGCCACCGCATCCGGCGCAGCGTCCACCCGAGCTTCGAACACCCCATGAACCGGGAGCTCAGCCGGGTACCCCACCGCCGTCGAGTTCCACTTCGCCAGCGAGCCCCGCTCCTGCGCCGACAGCACCTCGACACCCCACACCCGAGCTTGCGGCGTCCGAGCCAACTCCCCGACCAGGCCCACGAACCGCTCCACCATCCGCTCGACGGACACTTCGTCCCACAGGTCGGTGGCATAGGTCAGCGAGCCGGTGATACCAGCGGGGCGACCATCGGTATCCACGGTCGGGGTGAGGTCGAAGATGAGGTCGAACTTTGCCGGGTACATATCGACCGTTCCGGTTCCTACGCTGAGCTCCCCCAGCTCGGGCTGCTCGTTGCTGTTGTTCTGCAGGACGAACATGGTCTGGAAGAGGGGGTGGCGCCCTGCCACCCGGTCGGGGTTGAGCTCTTCCACCACCCGCTCGAACGGAACGTCCTGGTGGGTGAAGGCGGCCAGGTCAGCCTCACGGACCCGCCCGACCAGCTCGGCGAAACTCGGATCGCCGCTCAGATCGGCCCGCAACACCAGCGTGTTGACGAAGAAGCCGACCAACTCGTCCAATGCCGCATCCGTCCGGCCCGCCACCGCGGTCCCCAACGGAACATCCGCCCCCGCGCCCAACCGTGCCAACAGGCACGCGACCGCGGCCTGCAGCACCATGAACAACGTTGCCCCGCAGCCATGGGCAACACCCGTCAACCGCTCATGCGTCGCCGCATCCACATTGATCGCGACCCCGGCACCCCGACCACTCGGCGTCGCCGGCCGGGGCCGATCGGTGGGCAGGCTGATCTCCTCCGGCACATCCGCCAACGTGGCACGCCAGAACGCCAACTGCTCGTTCAGCAGGCTGTCCGGGTCCTCCGCGCTGCCGAGCACGTCCCGCTGCCACACGGCGTAGTCGGCGTACTGCACCGGCAGCGGCTGCCACCCCGGCAGCTTTCCCGCACACCGCGCGGAATAGGCCACTCCCAGATCCCGCAGCAGCGGGTCCCACGACCACCCGTCGCTGGCGATGTGATGCATCACCAACAACAACACGTGGTCCTCAGGCCCCACTGCGAACAGGACCGGCCGCAGGGACGGTTCCGTCGCCAGGTCGAACTGGTAACCGCTGGCCTCCAGCAGGGCCGCCCCCAGCGTCTCCTCGCTGGGATCGTCGAGGGTGCGCACCTCCAGCGGCAGGCCGGCGTCGAGAACCCGCTGGTACGGCTGGCCGTCGACCTCTGGAAAGACCGTCCGCAACGCCTCGTGCCGATCGACCACGTCCGACAACGCCGCCCGCAGCGAAGCCACGTCCAGCGCGCCGCCCAGGCGAAGGTAGTGGGCGGTGTTGTAGGTGGAGTTCGGCCCCTCCACCCGATCCAGGAACCACAACCGCTGCTGGGCAAAGGACAGGAGGGTCACAAAGTCTCCTTCAGCACGGACCGCGGACGCAGCGACGGCCGAGCCTTTCTGGCGCTCGTCAACCGCTCGGCGAGCGCCGCGACGGTGGGAGCTTCGAATACCGTCATGATGGAAAGGTCGGTCTGCAGCTCTGCCCTGATCCGGCTGACCAGCCGCATAGCCAGCAGCGAATGCCCACCCAGCAGGAAGAAGTCGTCGTCGATGGACACCGAATCGAGTCCCAGGAGTTCGGCGAACAGGGCACTCAGCGCCTGCTCGCCGGCGGTGCGCGGTGCCCGGGCTGTCGGCGAGCAGGCATGGGCAGGCGCCGGCAGGCGGCCGCGGTCGAGCTTGCCGTTCACGGTGCGCGGCAGTTCGTCCAGCAATACCCAGGCTGATGGCACCAGGTGCTCGGGCAGGAGGCCGGCGGCGAACCCACGCACCTCCGCGACGGAGAGGTCGGTATCAGCCACCAGGTAACCGACCAGGCGCGGATCACCGGGCACGTCCTCCCGCACCACTACCGCGCACTGGCGCACCAGCGGATGGCGCAGCAGCGCGGTCCGAACCTCTTCCGGTTCGATCCGGAAGCCGCGGATCTTGACCTGGTCGTCTCGGCGTCCCAGGTACTCCAGGGTGCCGTCGCGGAGCTGGCGCACCAGGTCACCGGTGCGGTACATCCGGTCGCAGAACGGGCTGGCCACGAACCGCTCCGCGGTCAAGCCGGGCTGGCCGGCGTATCCGTAGGCCAACCCGGCCCCGGCCAGATACAGCTCACCCGGCGCGCCCGGCGGCACCGGACGCAGCCGCGAATCCAGCACGTAGGCACGCTTGGAATGCACCGGCCGGCCGATCGGAACGCCGATGGGAAAGAGCTCGTCCCCGATCTCGAACGCGGTGCTGAACCCCATGCTCTCCACCGGCCCGTAGCCGTTGACGACTCGGATCGGATGCGCTGCCCGGACCGCCGAGACATGTGCGACGGAGGCGGGCTCGCCGCCGGTCAGTGCCCATCGCAGGCCGGTGAAGATTGCCGGATAGTCGTCCCACAGGTGGTTGAAGAGGCTGGCCGCGGTGTCCAGGACCGTGACCGAGTGCCGGGCCACCAACTCGACGATCCGGGCCGGATCCGGCCGTTGGCCCGGCTGCAGCACGCAACAGCCGCCGGACAGCAGCGGACCGAACAGCTGGCGCGCGAAAGCGTCCCAGGACACTGGGGCGCACTGCAGGTAGACCTCGCCGGGGCCGAACCCGCAGTAGTGCTGGCCGGCCAGCGAGCCGACCAGGGCGCGGTGCGGTGCGAGCACCGCCTTGGGCACGCCGGTCGAGCCGGACGTGAAGATCACACAGGCAAGGTCGTCGGCTCCCACTTCCAGCTCGGGCGAGCCGACGGGAAATTGCCCGGCGGCGGCCGCCGCCTCCTCGACGTCGATGATCCGGGCGACGACGTCGCGCAGTTGAGCAGGATGCCGGCCGTCTGACAGCATCACCTCGGTGCCGAGTTGGCCAAGCACGGCGGCCAGCCGGCTGGCCGGGAACGCCACGTCCAGTACGGTGTAGGCCGCACCGGCCTTCAGCACCGCCAGCAGGCCCACCACCAGCGACACCCCGCGCTCCAGGTGCACGGCCACCACGGTTCCGCGCTGGACGCCAGAGGCGATCAGGTGGTGGGCGAGCTGGTTGGCGCGCCGGTTCAGCTCGCCATAGCTGATGGCTTGCTCGCCGAACAGCAGTGCCGTCGCTTGAGGGGTGGCCAGCGACTGGCGCTCGAACAGGCCGTGCACGGTGTCGCGCACCGGGCAAAGCTCGACAGCTGGGGGCGAGAGCTCCCCGGGCAGCAGGATGTCGACGTCACCGGTCGGGTGATCCGGGGACTCCACCAGTGCACCGAGGAAGCGCACGAACCGGTCGGCCAGCGCCTGCGCGGCGGACCGGTCGAAGCGGTCGGCCGCGTAACGCAGGCAGCCCCGTATGCCGTCGGGGAACTCGCTGAGTTCCACGGCCAGGTCGAACTTGGCCCAACCGGTTTCCACCGGCAGCACGGTGCTGGCGAGCGGCGTCAGGTCCAGCCCGGCGTCGGCGGAAGTCTGCAGCACCAGCATGGTCTGGAAGAGCGGGTGTCGGGCCTGGGATCGCGGCGGGTTCAGCCGTTCGACGAGCTGGTCGAAGGGAGTGTCCTGGTTGGCGTAGGCGGCGAGGTCGCTCTCCCGCACCCGCTGCAGCAACTGCCGGAAGGTGGGTTCACCGGTGAGGTCGGTACGCAGCACCAGGGTGTTGGCAAACAGGCCGACAAGATCGGTCAGGGTGTCATCGGGCCGGCCGGCAACCACCCCGCCGAGCGGAACGTCGGTGCCTGCTCCGAGCCGGGACAGCAATGCGGCCAATCCCGCGTGCAGCGCCATGAGCAAGGTCGCACCACAGGTGCGGGCAAGCTCCCGAAGCTGGCGGCTCACCTCGGCGTCGAGGACGACCGGCACCGTGCCGCCGCGGTGGCTCGGCGCCGTGGGACGGGGCCGGTCGGCGGGCAGCTCGATCTCGGCGGGCAGGCCGGCGAGCGCCTCGCTCCAATACGCCAGTTGGCGACCGAGCAGGCTGTCCGGCCGGCTGGCCTCCCCGAGCAGTTGCCGGTGCCAGTATGCGTAGTCCACGTAGTCGACCGGCAGCGGCGGCCAGTCCGGCGCCGAGCCGGCGCACCGGCTGCGATAGGCCGTCCCGAGATCGCGCAGCAGCGGCGTCTCGGACCAGCCATCGGTGGCAATGTGGTGCACGACCAGCAGCAGCACGTGATGGTCGGCCCCGATTTCGAACAGGTAGGCGCGCAGCGGTCGTTCGGTCGACAGGTCGAACGGCATGCTGATGGCAGCCTGGACCAGCGCGTCCAGCTCAGCTTCGACGCAGGCGGTCACCGGCAGCTCGATCAGCGGATCGAGTATCCGCTGACGTGGCGTCGCGTCCTGCTCGTCGATGACCGTGCGCAGCGGTTCGTGGCGGCGTTGCACATCGGTCAGGGCGTCCGCCAACGCGGCCCGGCCCAGCGGCCCGCGCAGCCGAACGGCGAGAGGTACGTGATATGCCGTGCCGGAATCCTCCCATTGCTGGGTGAACCACAACCGCTGCTGCCCGTGGGACAGCACGGGGTGGGCTGGGCGCGCGATGCGCACCGGCGTCGCCCGAACGGGACCGCGCGTCAGGTGAGGTGCGAGCGATGCCGGGGTCGGGGTCTGGAAGAGGGCCGCGAAATCCAACTCCACGCCAGCCTTGGATCGCAGCCGGCTGATCACGCTTACCGTGGCCAGGGAGTGACCGCCCAGTTCGAAGAAGTCGTCGTCGGCTCCCACTTCGGGCAGCCCGAGCACCTCGGCGAACACTCTGCACAGCAGCTCCTCTTCCGCGGTTGCCGGAGCGCGGCCGGTGCGGGGTTGCAGCGGCGCCGGGAGCGCCGCACGATCGAGCTTGCCGTGGGCGGTCAGGGGCAATGCGTCCAGCAACGTGACCGTGGCGGGCACCATGTATTCGGGCAACGACTGCGCGCAATGCTCGAGCAGCTCCTCCGGAGCCGGCTCATGGCCGGCCACCGGAACCACGTAGCCGGCCAGCGCCAGGTCGCCGGCAGGGGTGGTACGCACCACTACGGCTGCCTGAACGACCTCGGAATGGGTGGCCAACGCTCCGGCGATCTCGGGGAGCTCGATCCGGTAGCCGCGGATCTTGACCTGGTCGTCGACCCGGCCGGCGAAGTCGATATCGCCGTCCTCTCGAAGCCGGCCCAGGTCGCCGGTGCGGTACATCCGCTCGCCCGGCGGTCCGAAGGGGCATGCCACGAATCGCTCCGCGGTGCGGGCATAGCGCTTGAGATAACCCCGCGCGAGTTGCGGACCGGCCAGGTACAGCTCACCGATCTGGCCGTCCGCCACGGGCTGCAGCTGGGCGTCCAGCAGGTACACCCGATTGTTGCAGCTGGGCTTGCCGATCGGCGCGAGGCCGGAGCCGTCCAGCGGTACGCAGCGCCAACCAGTCACACCGACAGCTGCCTCGGTCGGTCCGTAATGGTTGTACAACTCCGCGTCCAGGCTCGTCCGGAACCGGTTGGCCACTCCGATCGGCAGGCCCTCGCCCTCGGACAGCACCAGCCGCAACGAACCTCGGCCTGGGTCGACGGCGAGATATTCATCGAGAAACAAAGGCAGCATCGACGCTACGAAATGGATCACGCTGATTCGCTGGGCGTGCGCCACCCTGGCCAGGTAGCCAGGGTCCCGGTGGCCGTCCGGCTTGGCCAACACCAGCGTCGCGCCCTGAGTCAGCGTCCAGAAGAACTCGACTACCGAGGGATCGAACGTGGACGGCGTCTTCTGCAGCACCCGATCGCCGGGGCGCAGCCGGTACTCGTCCTGGACAGCCACCAACCGGTTGACAATTGCCTGGTGGCTCACCACCACGCCCTTGGGTTGGCCGGTCGTGCCGGAAGTGTAGATGACATAGGCCGGCTGGTCAGGTAGCAGCGGGCGGACCCGCTCGGCATCGGTGAGGTCCGCCTCGGAATGCCCACTCAGCTCGATCCGGGCCAGCTCGGCGGCATCCAGCGTGAGCACCGGGCATGCATTGACCAGCTGTGATGCAATGCGTTCTTCGGGGTAGTTGAGATCGATGGGCAGGTAGGCCGCCCCGGCCTTCAGAATCGCGAGCAGGCTGACGATCAGCTCCGGTGAGCGTGGCAGCGCCACCGCCACGATGTCCTCCGGACCGACCGACCGAGCCACCAGGGCACGCGCCAGCTGATTGGTCCTGGCGTTGAGCTCGCCGTAGCTCAGGCTGCCGCTGTCGCTGACCAAGGCCTCACCCTGCGGCGTCCGGCGTGCCTGCGCTGCCACCAGCTCCACCACGGTGGTGCGTGGTACCGGGCGGTAGGTGGCGTTCAGCTGGTCGGACAAGGCATTCCCCTCGGATGGGCTGGTACTCGGGGTGGTCACGAGGCTCTGGGTAGGCGCGTTCTCTCAGGACCCGTTGATGGCGGCTATCAGGCTCGCCGGCCGCAGATCGGTCCAGTGGCTGTCGATGTAGTCGAGGCAGTTCTGCCGGCTGTCTTCGCCGTGGACCACGGTCCAGCCGTCGGGCACGTCGATGGTGGCCGGCCACAGCGAGTGCTGGTTCTCCTCGTTGACCAGCACCAGGTAGCGGCCGTCCTCGTCCTCGAACGGGTTGGTGTTCATCTGGGTCCCTCCTGGGAACGCGTGGGAATGATGTCGATCCGTGAATAGGAAGCTATCGACGCTTTCAGCACTGAACCGGCGATGCGAGCGGCAGCCGGGCGGCACTTTCGAGCATGTCGAAGCGGCGCGACACATAGGACAGTGCGGTGAGCAGGCCGCTGGAGGTCAGGCCGTCGTCCCGCAGGGCCGGTCGCGCGATCGGCAGCGCGCCGACCCGTGACCAGCGCAGCCAGCCGTCGTCGTCGATATGACTGCGGGTCCGGCCGGCATTGTCGGGATGCAGGCAGTACGGCACGTCGAGATATCCGCGCTGGAATGCGACCACCAGCGCCCGGTCGAGGTCGGGATCGAGATCGAGCACCGCGTCGATGATGCTTCTGGCCTCGTCGCGGATACCGGTATCGGACACGGGCTGACCGCGCTGCGATCGGGTGGCGGCAGCGGCGGCCGACTCGAGCGCGGAAACGTTCTCGGCGATGGTCGGGATCCGGTGTGCCTCGGCAACGGTCTTCACGATCAACCGGGCCGCGCCGGCGCGCACCGCGAGCTGGGCCGCTTCGGCCAGCAGGGCCAGCGCACCGGGTGCCGAGCGCGGGTAGACCCCCATGTAGGCATACACCACGACATGCCAGTCGATGTCGGGCAGTACCTCACCGGCGATGTCGCGCAGCGCGCTGATGGCCTCGACGTCCTGCTCGGTATTGGTCTGCTGGGCATAGCTGAGGGAGACGCTGCGCAACCCGTGCAGCCGGAAGAACAAGCCCTCCAGCACGCTCAGTGCGATCAGCAGGCTGGGCGGGCACAGCTGACCCATCATGCAGCCGCCGAACGTCTCTACGTGCGGGATGGCCTGCGGGCCGGACGAGTCGGCCAGCCGCTCACAGCACCGGGCCCAGATCCTCACGGTATCGACGAGCGGACGGCGGCTGTAGGGCAGGCAGTAGGAGACCGGGCCGCCTTCGGTGGCGTTCAACCCGGTTGCCATCAAGGCGGTGAAGATGTCGCTGGGATCGGCCGAACCGTGCCGCACCTGAACCGGAAAGCCGTTCTCCAGCAGCCCGTCCAGTACTGCCGCGGTGGTGGCGAGGTCGTGCGCGACGATGGGATAGCCGTTCAGGGGGTGGCCGTCGCGCAGGGCGCAGCGCGCGGAGTGATGGTCACCGACCCGGGTGAAGCTGTCCAGCGTGATGGTGCCTACCGTGACGGCGCGCGCCCGCATGGTGGCCTGCAGGCCGGCACGCATCTCGCCCGGTGAGCTCATGCCCATCCGGGGCTGGACCACCAGCTGGCCGGCATGCTGGGCCCGGCTGACGAACTCGCCGAAGGACACCCCGCCGGTCATGACAGCACGCCGACGGGCAGCGCGGCGACGAAGGCGCGGAAGGCCCGCAGGCCCGCGGGTTCGTCGACGAAGACTCCGTCGAACCCGGCTTCGAGCAAGCGCGCGCTGCGCTCGGCGTCGACACCGGCGGTGCCGAGCTTGCCACCGATGATGACCGGCAGGCCTGCCAGTCTCGGAGAAGCGCGCAGGGCGCTGATGGCGCGCAGCCCGTCCTGGTAGCCATGGCCGTTCACGGTGCTCAGCACCACCAGATCCGGCTGGCACGCCTCGCATTCGGCCACCAGCAGCTCATTGGGCACACAGGCGCCGAGGTTCACCACGTGGTGACCGAGTTCCTCGAGTACCAGCTGCAGGTACACCAGGTTCCAGGTGTGGGAATCGGACGCCGTGCTCGACAGGACGATCTCGCGCTGAGGACGCAGGGCGTGCGGGTTCGCCCGACAGGCAGGTTCCATGGCCAGGCCTTTCTGGTTGGCGTGTTGGCACGACGGAGACCCCGACCGGCAGGTCGGTCCGGGAGCGCCTCCGGAGCGAGCTAGATGGGAATCGCGGTCGAGAAGAACGTGTCGGTGAAGAAGTCGTCGAAGGTGCAGGCCCCCGCCAGCAGGAAGAAGTACCGGTCGGCCATCCACTGATCCGTCGCTACCGGATCGAGCAGACCCCAGGCAGCCGACCGGGTGCTCGCACCCGCGCACCGAGCGCCGACGACGATCACGTCATACATCGTCCGTCCCCGATCCGTCGGCTCGCATGGCCCGCATGTGGGGCCGGGACAGGCTCAGGCCCAGTAACAGCGCGAACGCGCAGCCGAAGGCGACCGTCGAGGCAGCCAGCCCCGCGACCTGCACCAGCGCGCCGAAACCGATCATGGCGATCGGCATCAGGCCGTTGTCGGAGATGCCCAGCACGGCCGACGTGCGGCCCAGGTACTCCTCGTCGACGGTGGCCTGGAACGGGCCGACCAGCATCGGCGAGGCCAGGCCGGCGGTGACGCCGATCGCGAACACCGTGCCCAACGTCAACCCGAAGGGCAGCAGGCCGAGCAGGGCCAGCCCGGCCGCCTGCACGATCAGCAGCCCCAGCGCGGTACGCACCGGGTACGCCGGGCGCCAGCGCATCCCGGTGAGCGTGCCGACCGCGGCGCCGACGCCGATGGCGCCGCTGAGCAGGCCGAGGGCCGCCGGTCCCCAACCACGCTCGGACACCCGCAACGCCAGACCGACGGCCACCACCGGCGAAACGAACACGTTCAGGCCGGACAGCGTCACCACCAGATCGCGCACCCGCGGTGTCGTCCTGAGGTAGCGCAAGCCATCCCTCATGTCACTGAGCACCGAGTGCCCGGTCGCCCTGGCCCTCGGCCATCGGGGCCGGACCAGCACACAGACAACAAGAATGACCAGGAAAGATAACGCATCGGCGACCATCGCACCGCTGATGCCGTATGCGGCCACCAGCACACCACCGACCGGCGCGCCGAAGATCGCGGCGAACCTGACCAACAGCTGTCGAAGGCCCGACAGCCGGCCGAGTTCAGACTTCACCACAAGCTGGCGGGGAAAGGCACTGGCCGCCGGCCCGTACAACGCATCGGCGACACCGAACAGGAACCCGACAATGAGCAGCAGTCCGACCGAGACACCGCCGGCGGCCAGCATCGCGAGGGCTCCGACGAGCACCAGAACCCGCCCGATATCCGCGCCGATCATCAACCGGCGGGCGTCGAACCGGTCGGTCAGCGCTCCGCCGAGCAGCATCAGCACTGCCCTGGGCACCGTCGCCGCGGCCAGCACCAGGCCAGCCAGGCCAGGGCTGCCGAGCTGGGCCGCGGTGTAGGCAAGCGCAACGAACCAGATCTCGTCGCCGAACTCGGAAAACCCGAGGCCTAACGCCCAGCCCAGCGTTCGTTTGTCACGCCACAGGGTCGGCGCCTGCCGCGGCGCGACGGGCAAGCTGTGATCCACCACTTCAGGCATGGTTTAACACACCTCGATGGTGAGTGGCAACTCGCCGGCGACTACTGATGGGCGGTCCGGCCACCACACATCGTCGGCATTGACCGCCGCACCGGTGTACTTACCCAGCGCGCTGATCAGGTGACGCGCCTCGAATGCCAGGCAGTCCAGCAACCGGCGCAGGCCGTCGTGCGGATCGGCGTCCACGGCGAGCAGCGCGGCCCGGCCGAGCCCCACCGCGGTGGCGCCCAGGGCCAGCGCCTTCACCGTCCGGGCTCCCTCCCACATCCGACCGGAGGCGAGCAGGCAGCCCGAAGGGCTGC containing:
- a CDS encoding amino acid adenylation domain-containing protein: MSDQLNATYRPVPRTTVVELVAAQARRTPQGEALVSDSGSLSYGELNARTNQLARALVARSVGPEDIVAVALPRSPELIVSLLAILKAGAAYLPIDLNYPEERIASQLVNACPVLTLDAAELARIELSGHSEADLTDAERVRPLLPDQPAYVIYTSGTTGQPKGVVVSHQAIVNRLVAVQDEYRLRPGDRVLQKTPSTFDPSVVEFFWTLTQGATLVLAKPDGHRDPGYLARVAHAQRISVIHFVASMLPLFLDEYLAVDPGRGSLRLVLSEGEGLPIGVANRFRTSLDAELYNHYGPTEAAVGVTGWRCVPLDGSGLAPIGKPSCNNRVYLLDAQLQPVADGQIGELYLAGPQLARGYLKRYARTAERFVACPFGPPGERMYRTGDLGRLREDGDIDFAGRVDDQVKIRGYRIELPEIAGALATHSEVVQAAVVVRTTPAGDLALAGYVVPVAGHEPAPEELLEHCAQSLPEYMVPATVTLLDALPLTAHGKLDRAALPAPLQPRTGRAPATAEEELLCRVFAEVLGLPEVGADDDFFELGGHSLATVSVISRLRSKAGVELDFAALFQTPTPASLAPHLTRGPVRATPVRIARPAHPVLSHGQQRLWFTQQWEDSGTAYHVPLAVRLRGPLGRAALADALTDVQRRHEPLRTVIDEQDATPRQRILDPLIELPVTACVEAELDALVQAAISMPFDLSTERPLRAYLFEIGADHHVLLLVVHHIATDGWSETPLLRDLGTAYRSRCAGSAPDWPPLPVDYVDYAYWHRQLLGEASRPDSLLGRQLAYWSEALAGLPAEIELPADRPRPTAPSHRGGTVPVVLDAEVSRQLRELARTCGATLLMALHAGLAALLSRLGAGTDVPLGGVVAGRPDDTLTDLVGLFANTLVLRTDLTGEPTFRQLLQRVRESDLAAYANQDTPFDQLVERLNPPRSQARHPLFQTMLVLQTSADAGLDLTPLASTVLPVETGWAKFDLAVELSEFPDGIRGCLRYAADRFDRSAAQALADRFVRFLGALVESPDHPTGDVDILLPGELSPPAVELCPVRDTVHGLFERQSLATPQATALLFGEQAISYGELNRRANQLAHHLIASGVQRGTVVAVHLERGVSLVVGLLAVLKAGAAYTVLDVAFPASRLAAVLGQLGTEVMLSDGRHPAQLRDVVARIIDVEEAAAAAGQFPVGSPELEVGADDLACVIFTSGSTGVPKAVLAPHRALVGSLAGQHYCGFGPGEVYLQCAPVSWDAFARQLFGPLLSGGCCVLQPGQRPDPARIVELVARHSVTVLDTAASLFNHLWDDYPAIFTGLRWALTGGEPASVAHVSAVRAAHPIRVVNGYGPVESMGFSTAFEIGDELFPIGVPIGRPVHSKRAYVLDSRLRPVPPGAPGELYLAGAGLAYGYAGQPGLTAERFVASPFCDRMYRTGDLVRQLRDGTLEYLGRRDDQVKIRGFRIEPEEVRTALLRHPLVRQCAVVVREDVPGDPRLVGYLVADTDLSVAEVRGFAAGLLPEHLVPSAWVLLDELPRTVNGKLDRGRLPAPAHACSPTARAPRTAGEQALSALFAELLGLDSVSIDDDFFLLGGHSLLAMRLVSRIRAELQTDLSIMTVFEAPTVAALAERLTSARKARPSLRPRSVLKETL
- a CDS encoding MbtH family protein, whose translation is MNTNPFEDEDGRYLVLVNEENQHSLWPATIDVPDGWTVVHGEDSRQNCLDYIDSHWTDLRPASLIAAINGS
- a CDS encoding methylaspartate mutase, which produces MTGGVSFGEFVSRAQHAGQLVVQPRMGMSSPGEMRAGLQATMRARAVTVGTITLDSFTRVGDHHSARCALRDGHPLNGYPIVAHDLATTAAVLDGLLENGFPVQVRHGSADPSDIFTALMATGLNATEGGPVSYCLPYSRRPLVDTVRIWARCCERLADSSGPQAIPHVETFGGCMMGQLCPPSLLIALSVLEGLFFRLHGLRSVSLSYAQQTNTEQDVEAISALRDIAGEVLPDIDWHVVVYAYMGVYPRSAPGALALLAEAAQLAVRAGAARLIVKTVAEAHRIPTIAENVSALESAAAAATRSQRGQPVSDTGIRDEARSIIDAVLDLDPDLDRALVVAFQRGYLDVPYCLHPDNAGRTRSHIDDDGWLRWSRVGALPIARPALRDDGLTSSGLLTALSYVSRRFDMLESAARLPLASPVQC
- a CDS encoding cobalamin-dependent protein (Presence of a B(12) (cobalamin)-binding domain implies dependence on cobalamin itself, in one of its several forms, or in some unusual lineages, dependence on a cobalamin-like analog.), giving the protein MEPACRANPHALRPQREIVLSSTASDSHTWNLVYLQLVLEELGHHVVNLGACVPNELLVAECEACQPDLVVLSTVNGHGYQDGLRAISALRASPRLAGLPVIIGGKLGTAGVDAERSARLLEAGFDGVFVDEPAGLRAFRAFVAALPVGVLS
- a CDS encoding MFS transporter, which gives rise to MPEVVDHSLPVAPRQAPTLWRDKRTLGWALGLGFSEFGDEIWFVALAYTAAQLGSPGLAGLVLAAATVPRAVLMLLGGALTDRFDARRLMIGADIGRVLVLVGALAMLAAGGVSVGLLLIVGFLFGVADALYGPAASAFPRQLVVKSELGRLSGLRQLLVRFAAIFGAPVGGVLVAAYGISGAMVADALSFLVILVVCVLVRPRWPRARATGHSVLSDMRDGLRYLRTTPRVRDLVVTLSGLNVFVSPVVAVGLALRVSERGWGPAALGLLSGAIGVGAAVGTLTGMRWRPAYPVRTALGLLIVQAAGLALLGLLPFGLTLGTVFAIGVTAGLASPMLVGPFQATVDEEYLGRTSAVLGISDNGLMPIAMIGFGALVQVAGLAASTVAFGCAFALLLGLSLSRPHMRAMRADGSGTDDV